One Streptomyces coeruleorubidus DNA segment encodes these proteins:
- a CDS encoding Gfo/Idh/MocA family protein — translation MVDTLGVAVVGFGWMGRVHTQAYARVRHHYPQLPLVPELVAVAEEVPGRAEEAAARFGFASTTRDWRDVAADPRVKAVSITAPNFLHREIGVAMAEAGKHIWIEKPVGLTAEDARAVADAVAEAGVQGTVGFNYRNAPAVEAARELIASGEIGTVTHVRIRLFSDYAAHPEGALTWRYERERGGSGVLGDLASHGADLARHLLGDITSLTADTAIFLPERARPTGATAGHSRASGGELGPVENEDYVSCLLRFASGARGVLEACRVSVGEQNNYGFEVHGTKGAVFWDFRRMNELGISRGASYQDQAVTTVYVGPGHGEFAAFQPGAANAMGYDDLKVIEAYRFLRSVAEGTAHGATLADAVHSAAALDAMARSASSGTWADVTVGA, via the coding sequence ATGGTGGACACGCTCGGCGTCGCCGTCGTCGGTTTCGGCTGGATGGGGCGGGTGCACACCCAGGCGTACGCGCGTGTGCGGCACCACTATCCGCAGCTGCCCCTCGTTCCGGAGCTGGTCGCGGTCGCCGAGGAGGTGCCGGGCCGGGCCGAGGAGGCCGCCGCGCGGTTCGGATTCGCCTCGACGACCCGTGACTGGCGTGACGTGGCCGCCGATCCCCGGGTGAAGGCCGTCAGCATCACCGCGCCGAACTTCCTGCACCGCGAGATCGGCGTCGCCATGGCCGAGGCGGGCAAGCACATCTGGATCGAGAAGCCGGTGGGTCTGACCGCCGAGGACGCCCGTGCGGTGGCGGACGCGGTGGCCGAGGCGGGGGTGCAGGGCACCGTCGGCTTCAACTACCGCAACGCGCCTGCCGTCGAGGCCGCCCGCGAGCTGATCGCCTCGGGGGAGATCGGCACGGTCACGCATGTCCGCATCCGGCTGTTCAGCGACTACGCGGCCCATCCCGAGGGCGCGCTGACATGGCGGTACGAGCGGGAGCGGGGAGGCAGCGGCGTGCTGGGCGACCTGGCCTCGCACGGCGCGGACCTGGCCCGTCACCTGCTGGGCGACATCACGTCCCTGACGGCCGACACGGCGATCTTCCTGCCGGAGCGGGCCCGTCCCACCGGGGCGACGGCGGGCCACAGCCGCGCCTCGGGCGGCGAACTCGGCCCGGTCGAGAACGAGGACTACGTCAGCTGCCTGCTGCGCTTCGCCTCCGGGGCGCGCGGTGTGCTGGAGGCCTGCCGGGTCTCGGTCGGCGAGCAGAACAACTACGGCTTCGAGGTGCACGGCACCAAGGGCGCGGTGTTCTGGGACTTCCGCCGCATGAACGAGCTGGGCATCAGCCGCGGCGCGAGCTACCAGGACCAGGCCGTGACGACGGTGTACGTCGGCCCGGGCCACGGCGAGTTCGCCGCGTTCCAGCCGGGCGCGGCGAACGCCATGGGGTACGACGACCTGAAGGTCATCGAGGCGTACCGCTTCCTCCGGTCGGTCGCCGAGGGCACTGCGCACGGGGCGACGCTCGCGGACGCCGTGCACAGTGCGGCCGCGCTGGACGCGATGGCGCGGTCGGCGTCGAGCGGCACCTGGGCGGACGTGACCGTGGGTGCCTGA
- a CDS encoding TMEM175 family protein, whose translation MWTSRPDGGPDRLLTLADGVFAIAITLLVLDLYVPRGLDVDGYHEALHRLLPDLGAYALSVAVLGSFWRDHRRIFRDVREVDGHVIILSLTGLGVAALVPFPTRLLAEYGDVPVSVAVYAAAVAALGACHLALAAVLAKRPWLRDGTPSDTGSTPYLLESATLVVVFAVSVPLALVAGTPAMWLWLVLVPVRFVLGRRLQKAG comes from the coding sequence ATGTGGACCTCGCGCCCGGACGGCGGGCCGGACCGGTTGCTGACGCTCGCCGACGGCGTGTTCGCCATCGCCATCACGCTGCTGGTCCTGGACCTCTACGTCCCGCGCGGCCTGGACGTAGACGGGTACCACGAAGCCCTGCACCGGCTGCTCCCGGACCTCGGGGCCTACGCGCTCAGCGTCGCGGTGCTCGGCAGTTTCTGGCGCGACCACCGCAGGATCTTCCGTGACGTACGGGAGGTCGACGGACACGTGATCATCCTGTCCCTCACCGGCTTGGGTGTCGCGGCCCTGGTGCCTTTCCCGACCAGGCTGCTCGCGGAGTACGGCGACGTGCCCGTGTCGGTCGCCGTCTACGCGGCGGCGGTCGCCGCGCTCGGCGCCTGCCATCTGGCACTGGCCGCCGTCCTGGCGAAACGCCCGTGGCTCCGCGACGGCACCCCCTCCGATACCGGCAGCACGCCCTACCTCCTCGAGAGCGCCACGCTGGTCGTGGTGTTCGCCGTGTCCGTCCCGCTGGCCCTGGTGGCCGGGACCCCGGCCATGTGGCTGTGGCTCGTCCTCGTCCCGGTGAGGTTCGTCCTGGGCCGCCGCCTCCAGAAGGCCGGCTGA
- a CDS encoding LacI family DNA-binding transcriptional regulator, whose product MRPPTIRDVAERAGVSKSLVSLVLRGSDQVRPEKREAVLRAAQELGYRPNAAARSLSEQRTRTVGVLLNDLRNPWFVDLLDGLNSLLHAGGLHMLLADARLNRRTGQDPADPLLDLRVDGLVVVGTLPGPAALGAVAERMPVVLAGAREPVPPGVDQVAGDDEQGARLVTEHLIGLGHRRIAHLAGYGAVGELRRRSFEATMRAHGLADRAVVEAVDMTEEGGYRATVRLLSRSDRPTAVFAVNDITCVGALSAAEELGLRVPHDVSVVGYDNTSISRLRHLWLTTVDNAGHEVGRRAARFLLDRFERPGGEGRVHLAAPTLEIRGTTGRPS is encoded by the coding sequence ATGAGACCGCCGACGATCCGCGACGTTGCCGAACGGGCCGGCGTCTCCAAGTCGCTGGTCTCCCTGGTGCTGCGCGGCTCCGACCAGGTGCGCCCCGAGAAGCGGGAGGCCGTGCTGCGCGCCGCCCAGGAGCTCGGCTACCGGCCCAACGCCGCCGCGCGCAGTCTCTCCGAGCAGCGCACCCGTACGGTCGGCGTCCTGCTGAACGACCTGCGCAACCCCTGGTTCGTCGACCTCCTCGACGGGCTGAACTCCCTCCTGCACGCAGGCGGCCTGCACATGCTGCTCGCCGACGCCCGCCTCAACCGCCGCACCGGCCAGGACCCGGCCGATCCGCTCCTGGACCTCCGCGTCGACGGCCTGGTCGTGGTCGGGACCCTGCCCGGCCCGGCGGCCCTCGGCGCGGTCGCCGAGCGGATGCCGGTCGTCCTGGCGGGCGCCCGTGAGCCCGTGCCGCCCGGGGTGGACCAGGTCGCCGGCGACGACGAACAGGGCGCCCGGCTGGTCACCGAGCACCTCATCGGCCTCGGCCACCGCCGCATCGCGCACCTCGCGGGCTACGGAGCCGTCGGCGAACTGCGCCGCCGCAGCTTCGAGGCGACGATGCGGGCGCACGGCCTGGCGGACCGGGCCGTCGTCGAAGCCGTCGACATGACAGAGGAGGGCGGCTACCGCGCCACCGTCCGCCTCCTCAGCCGGTCCGACCGCCCCACCGCGGTCTTCGCCGTCAACGACATCACCTGCGTCGGCGCCCTCTCCGCGGCGGAGGAACTGGGCCTGCGCGTCCCGCACGACGTGTCCGTCGTCGGCTACGACAACACGAGCATCTCCCGGCTGCGCCACCTGTGGCTCACCACCGTCGACAACGCCGGCCACGAGGTCGGCCGCCGCGCCGCCCGCTTCCTCCTCGACCGCTTCGAGCGGCCCGGGGGAGAGGGGCGGGTCCATCTGGCGGCGCCGACGCTGGAGATCCGGGGGACGACGGGCCGGCCGTCGTAG
- a CDS encoding LacI family DNA-binding transcriptional regulator codes for MGHPFPIREIARQAGLSEATVDRVLNGRGGVRESTAQEVRRAIADLDRQRTQVRLVGRTFMVDIVMQAPERFTTAIRAALEAELPSLHPAVLRSRFHFRETGPVGELVRILDRIARRGSQGVILKAPDVPEITAAVGRLEAAGIPVVTLVTDLPASARLAYVGIDDRAAGATAAYLMGQWLGERPGNILTSLSSGFFRNEEEREMGFRSAMRARHPERTLVEIAEGQGLDATQYDLVRAALERDPDIRAVYSIGGGNIATLQAFDDLGRECAVFVAHDLDHDNTRLLRAHRLSAVLHHDLRQDVREACHTVMRAHGALPPAGPSLPSAIQVVTPYNLPPQATAV; via the coding sequence ATGGGTCACCCCTTCCCGATCCGGGAGATCGCACGTCAGGCGGGCCTGAGCGAGGCGACCGTCGACCGGGTCCTCAACGGCCGGGGCGGGGTCCGGGAGAGCACGGCGCAGGAGGTGCGCCGGGCGATAGCCGACCTGGACCGGCAGCGCACCCAGGTCCGGCTCGTCGGCCGGACGTTCATGGTCGACATCGTGATGCAGGCGCCCGAGCGCTTCACCACCGCCATCCGTGCCGCCCTGGAGGCCGAGCTGCCGTCCCTGCACCCTGCGGTGCTGCGCTCCCGCTTCCACTTCCGCGAGACCGGTCCGGTCGGGGAACTGGTGCGGATCCTGGACCGGATCGCCCGGCGCGGCTCGCAGGGCGTGATCCTCAAGGCCCCGGACGTCCCCGAGATCACCGCCGCCGTCGGCCGCCTCGAAGCCGCCGGAATCCCCGTCGTGACGCTGGTGACCGACCTGCCCGCCAGCGCCCGCCTCGCCTACGTCGGTATCGACGACCGGGCGGCGGGCGCGACGGCCGCGTATCTGATGGGCCAGTGGCTGGGGGAGCGCCCGGGCAACATCCTCACCAGCCTCAGCAGCGGCTTCTTCCGCAACGAGGAGGAGCGCGAGATGGGCTTCCGCAGCGCCATGCGCGCCCGGCACCCCGAGCGCACGCTGGTCGAGATCGCCGAGGGGCAGGGGCTGGACGCCACCCAGTACGACCTCGTGCGGGCCGCGCTGGAACGCGACCCGGACATCCGCGCGGTGTACTCGATCGGCGGCGGCAACATCGCCACGCTGCAGGCCTTCGACGACCTCGGCCGCGAGTGCGCCGTGTTCGTCGCGCACGACCTCGACCACGACAACACCCGGCTGCTGCGCGCGCACCGCCTGTCCGCCGTGCTCCACCACGACCTGCGCCAGGACGTGCGCGAGGCCTGCCACACGGTCATGCGGGCACACGGCGCGCTGCCGCCGGCCGGGCCGTCGCTGCCGTCGGCGATCCAGGTGGTGACGCCGTACAACCTGCCGCCGCAGGCGACGGCCGTGTGA
- a CDS encoding GntR family transcriptional regulator, with translation MPTHARPSTGEKAEQHALAQLRQAIAQGETAPAQRLVENELAEQFGVTRAGIRAALIDPEARGLVERIRNRGSPVRVRVVTVEEAVAITEYRMVLEGLCAAEAAVAASDERLAEPTALGRPMTKAVADARGGRAAPSPWPSPAHLGALVRADLGRRLPQQRPAMIRATVSIGLAAVRSSRRVGAPRRPLSGGADRGVRLGLYALVGCKGGATGG, from the coding sequence ATGCCGACTCACGCCCGTCCGAGCACCGGAGAGAAGGCCGAACAGCACGCGCTCGCGCAGCTGCGGCAGGCGATCGCGCAGGGCGAGACGGCGCCGGCGCAGCGGCTGGTGGAGAACGAGCTCGCCGAGCAGTTCGGTGTGACGAGGGCCGGCATCCGGGCGGCGCTGATCGATCCGGAGGCCCGGGGCCTGGTCGAGCGGATCCGCAACCGCGGTTCGCCGGTGCGGGTGCGGGTGGTGACCGTGGAGGAAGCGGTCGCCATCACCGAGTACCGCATGGTGCTGGAAGGGCTGTGCGCGGCGGAGGCGGCCGTGGCGGCGAGCGACGAGCGGCTGGCCGAACCGACCGCCCTCGGCAGGCCGATGACCAAGGCCGTGGCCGACGCGCGAGGCGGGCGGGCGGCGCCATCGCCCTGGCCGTCTCCCGCGCATCTCGGCGCTCTGGTTCGCGCTGACCTCGGGCGGCGTCTTCCTCAACAGCGCCCAGCCATGATCCGCGCGACCGTCTCCATCGGCCTTGCCGCCGTACGCAGTTCGCGCCGGGTGGGCGCTCCTCGGCGCCCGCTGAGCGGTGGAGCGGACCGGGGTGTCCGTCTCGGCCTCTATGCCCTGGTCGGGTGCAAAGGGGGAGCGACGGGTGGATGA